One genomic window of Cellulophaga sp. Hel_I_12 includes the following:
- a CDS encoding class I SAM-dependent methyltransferase encodes MSPQRKTQKSKKRWPTQAVMHQIYEKSMWGGAEFDFYSGDGSHSLALVNPYVEVVKNFLKGFEAPITVCDLGCGDFNVGHQLVSFAKEYFAIDIVDDLIERNKLVYKDQNLTFKTLDVCKDDLPKADVAIVRQVLQHLSNAEILEVTSKLRGYTYFIITEHIPSFAFTPNLDLVTGQGNRLKLKSGVVLTEKPFNFKPLRQETLLELPIDTKSVLKTILYQNF; translated from the coding sequence ATGAGCCCTCAAAGAAAAACTCAAAAATCTAAAAAAAGATGGCCTACTCAAGCGGTAATGCATCAGATTTATGAAAAAAGTATGTGGGGAGGCGCGGAGTTTGATTTTTATTCTGGCGATGGTTCTCATAGCCTAGCCCTTGTAAACCCTTATGTTGAAGTTGTAAAAAATTTTTTAAAAGGCTTTGAAGCCCCTATCACCGTATGCGATTTGGGTTGTGGTGATTTTAATGTGGGGCATCAATTGGTGAGCTTTGCTAAAGAATATTTTGCCATTGATATTGTCGACGATTTAATTGAACGAAACAAGTTGGTTTATAAAGATCAAAATCTGACTTTTAAAACCTTAGATGTTTGTAAAGATGATCTACCAAAGGCCGATGTTGCCATCGTTAGGCAAGTACTGCAACACCTCTCTAATGCTGAAATTTTAGAAGTCACATCAAAATTGCGAGGCTATACATACTTCATCATCACAGAACATATACCGTCATTTGCTTTTACGCCTAATTTGGACTTGGTTACAGGACAAGGAAACCGTTTAAAACTTAAAAGTGGTGTGGTGCTCACCGAAAAGCCTTTTAATTTTAAGCCTTTACGACAAGAAACGCTCTTAGAACTACCCATCGATACTAAAAGTGTTCTTAAAACGATACTTTATCAAAACTTTTGA
- the miaB gene encoding tRNA (N6-isopentenyl adenosine(37)-C2)-methylthiotransferase MiaB, whose protein sequence is MAEKIIDEALQGQSLVLDKTLGNNRKLYIESYGCAMNFSDSEIVASILAKEGFDTTQELEEADLVLVNTCSIREKAELTVRKRLQKFNAIKKTRPHLKVGVLGCMAERLKSKFLEEEKIVDMVVGPDAYKDLPNLIQEIDQGRDAVNVILSKEETYGDISPVRLNTNGVSAFVSITRGCDNMCTFCVVPFTRGRERSREPHSILQEIQDLSDKNFKEITLLGQNVDSYLWYGGGLKKEFVNATEMQKATAVNFSSLLEMVAKAFPKMRIRFSTSNPQDMTLDVIKTMAKFDNICNHIHLPVQSGSNRILKEMNRLHTIEEYLTLIENIRKIIPDCAISQDMIAGFPTETEEDHQATLEVLRKVKYDFGYMYAYSERPGTMAGRKLEDDVPEATKKRRLAEIIAVQRESGHFRTKQHVGKIEEVLIEGHSKKSDADWMGRNSQNAVVVFPKGSYTVGDFVQVEIIDCTSATLLGRPVLRTPKGEL, encoded by the coding sequence ATGGCCGAGAAAATTATAGATGAAGCACTACAAGGGCAATCGCTTGTATTAGACAAAACTTTAGGCAATAACCGTAAGCTTTACATTGAAAGTTATGGTTGTGCTATGAATTTTTCAGATAGTGAAATTGTCGCCTCCATACTTGCAAAAGAGGGTTTTGATACAACGCAAGAATTAGAGGAGGCAGATCTAGTTCTGGTGAATACCTGTTCGATTCGAGAAAAAGCCGAATTAACAGTTCGTAAGCGTTTACAAAAATTTAATGCCATCAAAAAAACACGCCCGCATTTAAAAGTTGGCGTTTTGGGATGTATGGCCGAGCGTTTAAAAAGTAAGTTTTTAGAAGAAGAAAAAATTGTGGATATGGTGGTGGGGCCTGATGCCTACAAAGATTTACCCAATTTAATTCAAGAGATTGATCAGGGCCGTGATGCTGTCAATGTAATTTTATCTAAAGAAGAAACCTACGGCGACATTAGTCCGGTTCGTTTAAATACAAATGGTGTTAGTGCCTTTGTTTCGATTACGCGTGGTTGCGATAATATGTGTACTTTTTGTGTCGTACCTTTTACTAGAGGTAGAGAACGTAGCCGTGAACCACACTCTATTTTACAAGAAATTCAAGATCTTTCCGATAAAAATTTTAAAGAAATTACCTTATTAGGTCAAAATGTAGATAGCTATTTATGGTATGGTGGCGGACTCAAAAAAGAGTTTGTCAATGCTACAGAAATGCAAAAAGCAACGGCCGTAAATTTTTCTAGCTTATTGGAAATGGTAGCCAAGGCGTTTCCTAAAATGCGGATACGTTTTTCTACCTCTAATCCTCAAGATATGACCCTTGATGTCATTAAAACCATGGCGAAATTTGATAATATTTGTAATCATATTCACTTACCCGTGCAAAGTGGCAGTAATCGTATTTTGAAGGAAATGAACCGATTACACACCATTGAGGAGTACCTAACTTTGATTGAAAATATTCGCAAAATTATTCCTGATTGTGCCATATCTCAAGATATGATTGCTGGTTTCCCTACCGAAACTGAAGAGGACCACCAAGCCACGCTCGAAGTGTTAAGAAAGGTGAAGTACGATTTTGGATATATGTACGCCTATTCTGAAAGACCAGGCACCATGGCCGGCAGAAAGCTCGAAGATGATGTACCTGAAGCAACTAAAAAAAGAAGATTGGCAGAAATTATTGCCGTACAACGCGAAAGTGGCCATTTTAGAACCAAACAACATGTAGGTAAAATTGAAGAGGTTTTAATAGAAGGACATTCAAAAAAATCGGATGCAGATTGGATGGGAAGAAATTCTCAAAATGCGGTTGTGGTATTTCCAAAAGGATCCTATACTGTAGGTGATTTTGTGCAGGTAGAAATTATCGATTGTACTAGCGCTACATTATTAGGACGCCCAGTCCTTCGAACTCCCAAGGGGGAACTTTAA